The genomic window CGCGCTGCTTGAAGTGGCGAAGCGAAATCCGGCGCGCATTGTGGCATCCGATTTTGGTTTTGCCGTCGGCCCAAGGCTTAATGCCGCAGGCAGGCTCGATGAAATGGCGCTCGGAGTCGAAACCTTACTCTGTGAAGATATGATGCTTGCCCGGCGTATGGCGGCGGAGCTTGATGGGTTAAACCAAGAGCGCCGTGAGCTTGAGGTTGGCATGCAGCAGGAAGCGCTAAAAAGCCTCGAGCACTTAAAACTCAACGAAGCCGAGTTACCTTGGGGTATCGCCTTATTTCAACAGGATTGGCACCAAGGGGTGATAGGCATATTAGCCTCGCGCATTAAGGATAAATACCACAGACCCGTGATCGCCTTTGCCGATGCGGGGAATGGTGAGATTAAAGGTTCGGCGCGTTCGATCAAGGGTTTGCATATGCGTGACTTGCTCGAGTTAGTGAACACGCGCCACCCCGGACTGATTATCAAATTTGGCGGCCATGCGATGGCGGCGGGTTTATCGCTCAAGGCGGGCAGTTTTGCGACTTTTGCCAAGGCCTACGATGATGCGGTGCGTGAACAGCTCAAACCTGAGCTGTTAACTGGCGAGCTTTGGTCCGATGGCGAGCTGACCCCCGCAGAGTTAAACCTTGAAATCGCCCAGTTACTGCGTAATGCCGGACCTTGGGGCCAAGCCTTCGAGGAACCGCTTTTTGATGGTTATTTTAACATAGTGCAGCAACGCCTCGTCGGTGAACGCCATCTTAAACTCGTGCTTGAAACCCAGTGCGGCACTGTGATGCTCGATGCCATCGCCTTTAATGTGGATTTACACACTTGGCCCGATGCGACCATTAACCATGCTCGAATTGTCTATAAACTCGATGTGAATGAGTATCGAGGTAATTTCTCGCTGCAATTGATGGTTGAGCAAATCGAAGCCATGTAAGCCTGTATCGACAAGGAGTTCAGTTGAAATTATCCGATAAAAAAATTCGTCAGCGACTTAAGTATTTTGCTTGGGGATATGGCGCTTGCCTGAGTATACCTTTGATCTCGACCCTACTCACCACTAAAGCGCAGGGGCAAATGCTGCTTATCGGGATTTGGCCTGCGGCTTCTTTGTTTTACTTTTTGGCCTATCGCCATTTGGCTAATTCCTTTCGATTCGAAATCAATCGCCACTTGGCCTTTAGTTACCATGGAGGTGGCACTTTAGCGGGGGCTTTGTATTCATTGGCAAAAGTGGTGTTATTGGCGATGGCTTTTATGATATTTATGAGTGCAACGAAAACCTAATCAGAGACAATCAATGGAATATAGGGTCAGCACAGAGCAAGCTGAAATGGATTTTGAGGTTATCTATGGCTTTATCAGCAACAGCT from Shewanella putrefaciens includes these protein-coding regions:
- the recJ gene encoding single-stranded-DNA-specific exonuclease RecJ — translated: MIHKIVRRQTVDDSHLPPHLPPLLKQLYARRGVTLNECELVLKGLLRPDTMKGLNEAAKLIADAIQADKSILIVGDFDADGATSTSVCILALRMMGAVKVDYLIPNRFDYGYGLSPEIVAVAASKRAEMLITVDNGISSIDGVNAAKAFGMQVVITDHHLPGHELPNADAIVNPNQPGCPFASKSIAGVGVAFYLMTALRAELRSRNWYQIRGIAEPNLGTLLDIVALGTVADVVSLDANNRILVEAGLQRVRAGRCRVGITALLEVAKRNPARIVASDFGFAVGPRLNAAGRLDEMALGVETLLCEDMMLARRMAAELDGLNQERRELEVGMQQEALKSLEHLKLNEAELPWGIALFQQDWHQGVIGILASRIKDKYHRPVIAFADAGNGEIKGSARSIKGLHMRDLLELVNTRHPGLIIKFGGHAMAAGLSLKAGSFATFAKAYDDAVREQLKPELLTGELWSDGELTPAELNLEIAQLLRNAGPWGQAFEEPLFDGYFNIVQQRLVGERHLKLVLETQCGTVMLDAIAFNVDLHTWPDATINHARIVYKLDVNEYRGNFSLQLMVEQIEAM